The Candidatus Peribacteria bacterium region GCTTGAGACAATCTCAAACAGACAAAGTCCCACAACAATCAGAGCCATCATTTCCCAACCCATCATCGCATTTCTCCCTTCAGTATCTGGTATGAAACCGCCACCATGGCGGTTTTTCTGCATGTGATGTCAAAGATCACACGTCTCTCCACCAAGGAAAGACGGGCATCAAATAGAATATTTTAAGAAAAATGTCAATGGTCTAAGAGGCAGTTTTTAAAATCACAAACAACACTAAAATGCAGCCTCCAGTGGAGTATGGAAGCTGCGGTGTCTCATCGACGGATTGCCACGTGGCACACTCTGCCGATTGTGAAGATCCGGACGCCTGCCGCTTTTTCCAGTGCACGTTTTTCGCGGGCGGTGAGCGTCGGACCCAGACGTTTCGATCGTCCCATGTGAATCTCCTGAATGAAGGCTGATCGATGACGCAACGATGTGCTGCGTCAAAAGAGAGTAGCGCATATTTGTGTGATGGCTACTGCATTAATTCCCTCCCAAAAGCATCACGGCCTCCCTATACCCCTCCGGCGTCCCCGTATCAATCCGCTTCCCTTCCACTTCATAGCCGTACACATCCATCTCCGTGAGCTTTGCGATCAGTGCATCAATCAGTCTGATTTCTCCTCCGTGCGATGCGCCGACGGTGGGCAGTACATCGAAAATCGAACGCGGGATCAGATACTTTCCGACAATACCGAGTGTGGATGGTGCATCATCCGGTTGTGGCTTTTCGACAAGAGCCCTCACTTTATTCAGTCGCCCCTCTGACTGGGACATATCGACATCCACAATGCCGTACTTGCTCACGCGTTCGCGCGCGACATTCTCCAGACACAGCATCGCCACCTCGCGCGTATGAGGAGCGGCATCGAATGCCTTCGTCAGTTGCTGCAGTCCGTTCTCTGTGCCGGCAATCAGATCATCGCCAAACAGAATTGCGACCGTGTCGCTCTTTACCCAATCTGCAGCCTGCAAAATCGCGTGGCCGTCGCCGAGCTGCTGTTCCTGGTAGACCACATGAAAATTCACCTCGTCGTATTTCTGGAGTTCTGTGAGGGCATCCAGCTTGCCCCGTGCTTTCAGTTCCGCTTCGAGGGACGGGTTTGAGTAAAAATACTGCGGAATCTGCTCTTTTCCGTGACTGATGATAAAGCAGATATCGCGGATACCCACACTCAGACATTCGTCCACAAGCAGCGCAATCACGGGCTGATTGCCGATTGGGAGGAGTTCTTTGGGGACGACTTTTGTCCAGGGCAGGAAACGCGTTCCAAGGCCCGCAACCGGTAGAATGGCTTGAGAAATCTGCATCTGCCATAGAGTACCCTAAACAGGTCTGTTTTGACAAAATATTCGATTTCCCCTACAATGGGGTACGAACACACATTCCCACCCTCATTATGAGATCAGCTGTTACGGACGACGTCGCTATTAAAATGACGGCCAAAGATTGGAAGACACTTGAAGAAGTGTTGAAGCTCGAACAGGCTCTGCTCAAAATGCGCGGACAGAAATTGGAAAAAGAACAGAAGCGTAAAGCGAAGGAAGACGCGACGCTTTTCAAGCGCCTCCTCAACGATCCGAAAGCTGCCAAAACAATCGAACACTGTTTCGGTGATGCAGCGGTGTTGAAGAGCATGCGCGCATTCCATGCTGAGGTGATGAAGAAGCTGGTTGCGTGATGGGTTATTGGGGTATTGGTAATTGGTTATTGGGACGATTGTTTTGTGTGTGATTTGTCGGGTGTTTTTGCATATCAAAAAAATGCCTACCCTTATTCAGGATAGGCGGACACGTTATGCAACTGCACAACAGGTGTGTTACGTGCCGGCATTTTTGCCGGCCTCGAACATACTGACAAACAGCTCACCGATCTCATCCTCAGGCATGCAGCCATTCAGATGGGCCAGCCCTGTCAGCATTTGTGACAGTACGCCATCGAGCTCGAGAGGGACGACCTGCACAGGCGTGCCGCGCTTATCCTCTTTATCCAGATCCGGATAGAAGTAGGTTAATCGCATGGAGTGCGGGTCGTCTGGTACTGTCAGAAAAACTTTAAATCCGGGCTTCATGAAAGGGTCCTTCAAAGAACGGGTGACGGATACGTAACACGGTTACGATAACACGATATTGCAAAATGTAAAGTAAACACAACGCTTTAGCGACTTGTCACCTGCGGGAACAAAATCGCCTCACCGTTTGTGATGGTGACGGTTTCCAGTGCTGCCTGCAATTCTGTTTGCAGAGCCGCGGCGTCAGACGCTGTGAATTCTTCAATCGATCCTTCCGGATAATTTGAGAACTGTGACTGCCCGATGCGTGTGCGGAATTCGTAGCATGCATTGCTGAGTGCAAGGCGGTAGACGCGGTCCTGTGCCACGTGACCCATCGCAGCATCGCCAAGTGAGGCAAAGACGCTGGTGGTGTATCCCTCGCTGTCACGCACCACAGGCGTGAGATTGCTGTAGCCGCTCGGCTGTGTGTTCAGACAGGCGGTACCGGTTGTCAGGTCAGTCCGTTTTACAATCCCGATACCCGCACTTGCAAAATTGGTGCCTGCATAGTCAGCAGCGT contains the following coding sequences:
- a CDS encoding NTP transferase domain-containing protein encodes the protein MQISQAILPVAGLGTRFLPWTKVVPKELLPIGNQPVIALLVDECLSVGIRDICFIISHGKEQIPQYFYSNPSLEAELKARGKLDALTELQKYDEVNFHVVYQEQQLGDGHAILQAADWVKSDTVAILFGDDLIAGTENGLQQLTKAFDAAPHTREVAMLCLENVARERVSKYGIVDVDMSQSEGRLNKVRALVEKPQPDDAPSTLGIVGKYLIPRSIFDVLPTVGASHGGEIRLIDALIAKLTEMDVYGYEVEGKRIDTGTPEGYREAVMLLGGN